The following coding sequences are from one Rutidosis leptorrhynchoides isolate AG116_Rl617_1_P2 chromosome 11, CSIRO_AGI_Rlap_v1, whole genome shotgun sequence window:
- the LOC139876059 gene encoding uncharacterized protein — MKALLKELPTLTAHMAGETLMLYLATSKEAISSVLVADRGQVQMPVYFVSKALSRSEANYTPMEKLVYALVHTARRLCRYFQAHPIVVLNDQPIRQVLYKPEVSGRLAKWAIELGEHEINFSPRTAVKGQILADYLAETTVEIEESKESITTEPLEIQPWELYTDGACGPEGSGVGLVLTSPEGEEHTYMLRFAFTATNNESEYEELLSRMRIAQQLGIKCLDAYVDSQIVANQVNGLFEAHDASIQSYLELVQKMIEEFDMFGLTQVPRGQNKKADALSKLAALAFDHLGKNVWVEQLTQKSIDEKSTVAPIEEESPNWMTPILQFLVEGMLPTDEKEARKVRIKAPMYNLVDEALYRKSFLGPSLLCIGPNQVKEVLKEINEGYCALHSSYRTIAAKVMRIRYYWPTIHKDAAEVVRTCQSCQ; from the exons ATGAAGGCGCTTTTGAAAGAACTGCCTACTTTAACCGCGCATATGGCGGGAGAAACATTGATGCTGTATCTTGCGACTTCGAAAGAAGCCATAAGCTCTGTTCTTGTCGCAGATAGGGGGCAG GTACAGATGCCTGTATACTTTGTCAGTAAGGCGCTTAGTAGAAGTGAGGCCAATTACACTCCAATGGAAAAGCTGGTATACGCGCTTGTGCACACAGCTCGTAGGTTGTGTCGGTATTTCCAAGCACATCCTATAGTGGTATTGAATGATCAACCAATAAGAcag GTGCTGTACAAACCTGAGGTTTCGGGGCGATTGGCTAAATGGGCCATAGAATTGGGGGAACACGAAATAAACTTCTCTCCGCGAACAGCGGTCAAAGGACAGATATTGGCAGATTACTTGGCTGAAACTACGGTTGAGATAGAAGAATCAAAGGAAAGTATCACAACCGAACCACTGGAAATTCAACCTTGGGAGTTGTATACTGATGGAGCTTGTGGCCCGGAGGGTTCAGGCGTAGGGTTAGTTTTGACAAGTCCAGAGGGGGAAGAGCACACCTATATGCTTCGATTCGCGTTCACGGCTACGAACAATGAATCAGAGTATGAAGAACTACTGTCAAGAATGCGCATAGCGCAGCAGTTGGGTATTAAGTGTTTGGATGCATACGTTGACTCGCAAATTGTGGCAAATCAAGTTAATGGGTTGTTTGAGGCGCATGATGCCTCTATTCAAAGCTACCTAGAACTTGTACAAaagatgatagaagagttcgacatGTTCGGACTAACGCAGGTGCCTAGGGGTCAGAATAAGAAAGcagatgcgcttagcaaattggctgctctAGCCTTCGATCACTTGGGCAAAAATGTATGGGTGGAACAACTGACGCAGAAATCTATTGATGAGAAGTCTACTGTCGCACCCATCGAGGAGGAAAGCCCAAACTGGATGACACCTATACTTCAATTTTTAGTAGAAGGAATGCTCCCTACAGATGAAAAGGAAGCAAGAAAGGTACGCATAAAAGCACCCATGTACAATTTGGTGGATGAAGCTCTTTACAGAAAGTCGTTCCTTGGACCGAGCCTGCTATGTATTGGTCCAAATCAAGTGAAAGAAGTACTCAAAGAAATTAATGAAGGGTATTGCGCTTTGCACTCCAGCTATCGGACTATAGCCGCAAAGGTAATGCGCATTAGGTATTACTGGCCCACAATTCACAAAGATGCAGCTGAGGTCGTGAGAACATGTCAATCATGTCAATAA